From Octopus sinensis unplaced genomic scaffold, ASM634580v1 Contig13114_ERROPOS71376, whole genome shotgun sequence, the proteins below share one genomic window:
- the LOC115229589 gene encoding LOW QUALITY PROTEIN: NADH-ubiquinone oxidoreductase chain 4-like (The sequence of the model RefSeq protein was modified relative to this genomic sequence to represent the inferred CDS: substituted 1 base at 1 genomic stop codon) — TSSLILLSSYKSVKRINNKVRFFSFCVLLLCFVVIVFFLVENLIIFYLFFEVSLIPTLLLILSWGYQPERLQAGIYIILYTVSASLPLLLCLLLWGYQEGSYRIDLIKLLFINNMLAFSVKLPIYLFHLXLPKAHVEAPISGSIILAGVLLKLGGYGIIRFIGLFKFLGGNYIIIFIIFCVNNSIYGRII; from the exons ACAAGtagtttaatattattatctagTTATAAATCAGTAAAAAGGATTAATAATAAggtgagatttttttctttttgtgtattaTTACTATGTTTTGTAGTAATTGTGTTTTTTTTGgtagaaaatttaattatattttatttatttttcgagGTTTCATTAATTCCTACATTGTTGTTGATTTTAAGTTGGGGCTATCAACCTGAGCGTTTACAAGctgggatatatataatattatatacagtaAGTGCTTCTTTACCTTTATTATTGTGTTTATTATTGTGGGGATATCAAGAAGGATCATATAGAATAGATTTAATTAAATTGTTGTTTATTAATaatatg TTagctttttcggtaaaattacCAATTTACCTTTTTCATTTGTGATTACCTAAGGCTCATGTAGAAGCTCCCATTTCTGGGTCTATAATTCTGGCAGGTGTATTATTAAAATTAGGAGGGTATGGAATTATACGATTTATAGGATTATTTAAGTTTTTAGGTGGTAATTatata attatatttattattttttgtgttaATAATAGTATTTATGGGAGGATTATATAA